The Deltaproteobacteria bacterium region CTATTAACGCACCAACAAGGAGATAGAGAAGGAAGTTTTTCAGCAGGACCAATACGATAATCTGGACGAAAATAGTAATAGATACGGTTATTGTGTGTATATTGGTCTGGATGTAGTTTCTCTGTTCTGCATTTACAATGCTGTATTTGTAAGCAACGAAGTAGGAACTAACCGTGTTGAAGAGGAAAATCAGGTAATAGACCCGCAGTTCATTGAAGCCTATGTTTACCGGATCCTTGATGATTCGGTGAAGAAAAGGGACAAGCGCAAACCCTAATACAGTGACCACAAATGCTACGATTCTGTAGGAACGCCTGTATAGATTCATAAGTGCCTTGATTTTTTCTACGTCTTTTTCCGCAGCAGGCTTATACAGGCTGAAATTCATCGCCGTACCTATGCCGAGTTCGGCAAGAGAAAGCACTGAGAGCACGTTGGTGAATAAACCGTTCACACCGAGGTATGTCGCCCCGAGGGTATAGATAAAGACGGTCCTTGATATGAAGCCCAATAAAACATGGACTACATGCCCTGAAAAACCGAAAAAAATATTGCGTGCTGCAAATTGCATTCTGCCCATCAAAGGTCTCAACTTTAAAATCACCATATTTCGGGAATATGAAAAGCAGTGCATTTCCAGAGTAACATTTATAGATAATGAGTAATTTTATTACTCATAAAGAGTGAAGTCAATTTTTGGCTTAAATTTTTTGTATGGGGACCCCTGAAAAAGCCTCCGGCAAACTTGCCATTCAGACTTGATAATAGCCCTGCAGCAGTTGCTTCCAACTCCAGCCCATACATGGAGATGAGGACTGATGAACAGTCAGAAAACGCTCGTGAACGCCTCCACTTTCGAAAAATACAAGAAACCCATCCCCCAGCGGGGATGCTCCACGATCGTCGCCCAAACCGCTCCTCGCAATGACAGCAAAGCTGGTCCCGGTGTGGTCTGTCATCCCGAGGCCGGTTCCTTGGCCGAGGGATCTCGGGGTTAAGGTCTTCAGAACCAACCAGCTCCTCCCCTCCAGGGACGCGATCCTCGCCAAAACCGCTCCTCAGAATGACAGCTTCTCGCTTCGGAACGACAATAATCCGCGGCCGGGGTAAAACCCCGGCCGCGGCTGCTATTCTATGCTGTTCCTGTATCAGACGGCGAAGTCGAAGGTTCCGCCGATGCCCTGTTCCTCCGCCCGCTGGAGCACCACGGCCGCGGCGGCCACGTCCATGGCCCCGGTGCCGATGGGGATGCAGAGGATCCTGGAGCCGGACGAGGCGGTGACGGTTTTCTTTCCCGCCGCAAGTTCACCGAGTGTGGCGGTGATGTCCTTTTCGCTGATTCTGCCCGCCTCGGCGAGGTCCTTGAGGGCTCCCCGGTGGAGGCACTGGGCCACGTGGTCCACCACGATGGCGTCCGCAGAGAGCAGGGTTTCATCCCGGCATTCCTTGTAGGACCCCATGGGGAAGAGGACGGAGCCGGGGGCGAACCATTCCTTCCGGAAGAAGCCGTCCTTGGCGTGGGTGACGGTGATGACGGCGCCCCCTTCGGCGGCCTGTTCGGGGGCTGTGCAGACGGTGATTTTTCCCGTGACGACAGATTCCATGAGATGAGCTTCTCCACGTCGGACTGGCTCAGCAGCCTGGCCATGTGCTCATACCTTTCAGTCCATCTGGTACTTTCTCGTGACCGTGTTCGAGATCGGGAAGAAGCTGGGGATCCCTCTGCCCGTGACGGAAAGCATCATCAGGCTGGCCTCCGTCATCGCCGGGGAGGACTACCTCGTTACGGGACGGACTCTCGGCGGACTGGACCTTGGCGGGGTGAACGGGTAAGGGCGGATCCGATTCTTGTCGTCTTGAGCAACGCGATCGCGGAGCATCCCCGGAGGGGAAGGACCTGACTCTGTCATCCCGAGCGAACGCGAGGGATCTCGGTTTGAGGTCTTTCAGAATCAAGAGCAGATCCCTCGGTCGCTTCGCTCGCTCGGGATGACAGAAAAAATAGTGTCATCCCGAGGCCGGTTCCTTAGCCAAGGGATCTCGGGGTGAGGCACTCCAGAATCAAAATCGAGATTCCCCCCCTCCGGGGAAGGACCTCGGGCTTGAGTCTTTTCTCTCCGCAATTCATACGGTTGAATTTTCAGAGAAAAAGGCTTAGAATTTAACCAATGAATGCATTGATTCCAATGCAATCCGGAAAGGGGCATGGATATGGAACTTGCAAAAATCACGATGCGGGGACAAATCACCATCCCCGTGGAAATACGGAAAAAATTGGGTGTAAAAGACGGTGACAAGGTTGTTTTTTTGGAGGAAAACGGCCGCATCATCATGGGAAATGCGGCCATGGTCGCGCTGAGGGAAGCACAGGCCGCTTTTGTCGGGGAAGCGGAGCGAATGGGACTGAAAACGGAACAGGACGTTGTGGATATGGTAAAAGAGGTGCGCCGCGAGGTTTGGGACGAACGCCATGCGCGTAATGATTGACACCAACATCCTCATTTCTGCGCTTCTTTTCCCAAACTCGCAAATGGATGCGTTGATTGTCAGGGTCACGACGGAGCATCAGCTCGTTCTTTCATCCTATGCCGTAGATGAGTTGCTGAATGTGGTTCGGCGCAAATTCCGGAATAAGTTTGAAGCCATGGATTTACTCCTGAGCCGGCTTCCCTACGAGCTTGTTTATACACCGGAACATCCGGAGCCGGGGCTTTTCGATATCCGGGACGAAAAGGACTACCCTGTTTTGTATTCTGCCGTCACGGAGGACGTTGACGTGTTTATAACGGGCGACAAGGATTTTAGCGGACTGAACCTTGAAAAACCGGAAATCCTCGGCCCGGCTGGATTCCTTGAAAAGTATTGATTCAGGGGAATCTGAGTCAAAAACGAGATTCTTCCCCTGCGGGGATGCTCCGCGATCGTCGCTTTGCTCCTCAGAATGACATCATTCCACGGTCCGGCCTCGGGTTTGGTGTCGTCCTGAGCGCAGCGAAGGACCCGGGTTTAAGGCCTTCAGAACCAACAAGATCCTTCGGGCTGATGAAACCAGCCACTCAGGATGACAGGGCCGGGTGTCGTCCTGAGCGCAGCAGAGA contains the following coding sequences:
- a CDS encoding AbrB/MazE/SpoVT family DNA-binding domain-containing protein, coding for MELAKITMRGQITIPVEIRKKLGVKDGDKVVFLEENGRIIMGNAAMVALREAQAAFVGEAERMGLKTEQDVVDMVKEVRREVWDERHARND
- a CDS encoding putative toxin-antitoxin system toxin component, PIN family, translating into MRVMIDTNILISALLFPNSQMDALIVRVTTEHQLVLSSYAVDELLNVVRRKFRNKFEAMDLLLSRLPYELVYTPEHPEPGLFDIRDEKDYPVLYSAVTEDVDVFITGDKDFSGLNLEKPEILGPAGFLEKY